The Natrinema salaciae genome contains a region encoding:
- the cas6 gene encoding CRISPR system precrRNA processing endoribonuclease RAMP protein Cas6 has translation MIHDETYDLKLGVADPRDQEVFQALADAFVFSDDTLELADGDFRVRDFASTNTTHEDLLTEASDIAARNHDTFEIEVRFETPTCVKESSNITNMFPARQHVFASILRKWNATIPDERADEFEIAMTREDFGTNLIEKPDADTYETHTVLVNRGENGGPILRQGFTADCTYKFKDASEAIRTAVTALALFSEYAGVGAFVSRGCGTVSVEVS, from the coding sequence GTGATCCACGACGAGACGTACGATCTCAAGTTGGGCGTCGCCGACCCCCGCGACCAAGAGGTCTTCCAAGCACTCGCCGACGCGTTCGTCTTCAGCGACGACACACTCGAACTCGCGGATGGCGACTTTCGCGTGCGTGACTTCGCAAGCACGAACACAACCCACGAGGACCTCCTCACCGAGGCCTCAGATATCGCCGCCCGGAATCACGACACCTTCGAAATTGAGGTCCGCTTCGAGACGCCGACGTGCGTTAAGGAGAGTAGCAATATAACTAACATGTTTCCCGCGAGGCAACACGTATTCGCCTCGATATTGCGCAAGTGGAACGCGACGATCCCAGACGAGCGGGCGGACGAGTTCGAAATCGCGATGACTCGCGAGGACTTCGGGACAAACCTTATCGAAAAACCCGACGCGGACACCTACGAGACGCACACCGTCCTCGTCAACCGCGGCGAGAATGGCGGCCCGATCCTCCGCCAGGGGTTCACCGCCGACTGCACGTACAAGTTTAAGGACGCAAGCGAAGCCATCCGGACCGCGGTGACGGCACTCGCGCTCTTCAGCGAGTACGCCGGCGTCGGTGCGTTCGTCTCCAGAGGGTGTGGGACAGTCTCTGTGGAGGTGTCGTAA
- the csa3 gene encoding CRISPR-associated CARF protein Csa3 produces the protein MRTYVSTIGHYSPRVMRPILNNGLDADDIIVLLRPRGDTSDRAKSAIQDVDQTVNELGPGSDIVVEEVSYEAFEVAVLECVDVLEAAEGTVILNFDGGPREIFLPLTVAAIARPDVVDLALQFRDVDEKIEEIGLPDLMGRPSDATLDTLRYLVSIDKSTTLPGISDETGKSRSTIGRHLDALESDGAVETWMEGKTRHVAPTLAGRLRA, from the coding sequence ATGCGTACATACGTTTCCACGATCGGGCACTACAGCCCGCGGGTGATGCGCCCGATACTCAATAACGGCCTCGACGCCGACGACATCATCGTTCTCCTCCGACCGCGCGGCGACACGAGCGATAGAGCGAAGAGCGCGATCCAGGATGTCGACCAGACCGTCAACGAACTCGGTCCCGGATCGGACATCGTCGTTGAGGAGGTGAGCTACGAGGCGTTCGAAGTCGCTGTGTTAGAATGTGTCGACGTCCTTGAAGCTGCCGAGGGGACGGTGATACTCAACTTCGACGGGGGACCGCGGGAGATCTTCCTCCCGCTGACCGTCGCCGCGATCGCCCGGCCGGACGTCGTTGACCTCGCACTCCAGTTCAGGGATGTCGACGAAAAGATCGAAGAGATCGGCCTCCCAGACCTGATGGGGCGCCCGTCCGACGCGACTCTCGACACGCTCCGGTATCTCGTCTCCATCGACAAGAGTACGACACTTCCTGGAATCTCTGACGAGACCGGGAAATCGAGGAGTACTATCGGGCGACACCTCGACGCGCTCGAATCCGATGGCGCCGTCGAGACATGGATGGAAGGCAAAACCCGCCACGTCGCACCGACACTTGCCGGCCGACTCCGCGCGTGA
- a CDS encoding glycine-rich protein produces the protein MATITETYDTAGQYSIDIPEAAENIHVVLEGGGGAAAEGGDPYGGDGGRVEGDFPQAAGETLQIYVGGGGTIGDSSGGFNGGGSGHAANFARSSGGGGGASDIRIGGTTLDDRAAVAAGGGGATDDDDGEPVSGGAGGGLEGADGDTPLSSDGEGGTQTAGGTGDESDGSFGTGGDGASGSDYPGGGGGAGWYGGGGGGSTTAGGGAGGGGSSYIDDLQNATTTTGGGAAGGTGAGANGNDGSVTITFDLDPVAATNLTVNAERETKIDTSWTVNDPDVDGQRVYRDTSSGVDPSTATEIVDLGSSIQSHTDTVLDNGTQFYYAVETYITYDGTDYTALSAEATGTTVLPDVTGFELDASVQDELTAQNFDAGLNTGQYRIRWKESDASSYDGADEATIAYNIDPLEYVIAGLLDGEKYDIGIRTETTDVTGSWHTASEVTKLVAASGITFDNLTATSIDSVSWTVESDFEGAQEVWWQRGDYEYDDPKGELLGTVSSTTSSFSDLPMIHPDRDYTVTVRAVTQYVHADGSATETSPSAGLAQHAAPPRGWFAEVEHPSGSTRQLTVADGAQWQPQLNGLPRVRLPVPRDETWRSEAIEGQPLRVWYNGRRLPIDELETVTTEAGQTVLEGRGGLQLQRAIEAEYSSKAAHLAAEELIQQHTDYTANVDAPSNGVSIADELLLEADTTAEWQDLAVFGDTDPFEVTNDTLVVLETSYFTRGTKNTSDYSGTLRNDVAYIDGKALYLTSSGDFAEWPLSFNHEIPADRIGLAVRHEIPGSTDAEWSFNGQTVATLSTSGPSLAWIDLRDSFITVDHTLSQISAGETQTLKVDITGSAGYVIDSICVYDTKYYPPVGDWADEGWDAVHEDGGHLDGPPTYPPDGAQVRTTDAETPYSVVAASVTSALNDTSGSQAVAVSNDQGLTWLEATNTETLDQSFSEDGGALRARFTLGGTGSRNNASPRFGFDPQTVDSVEVRADLEDTPILVNQTFEGDLGNVLSEIAKQGNSIWEVRRDGSGYSIEWTRAGQRQAATDLDVSSYEDTRTIESKTLACEVVGGRQSVSGRRFTADASSFVDLGDTDIIAGTEYVFDPATSEGFERGQDYEIDNRDGSIKITNTGSMADGDTYAIDYDFKPRGRHEADEWDGDATLERREEIPGLTSRRGCQQAALRIIQETGGGLTEVDVQFADLDPDQSLVSAIKLDELPGGDLLEVREIDFSDGQGRALLGDGQSVDDAVNEIRSRIEAVARRS, from the coding sequence ATGGCTACCATCACAGAGACCTACGACACCGCCGGCCAGTACTCGATCGACATCCCCGAAGCCGCCGAGAATATCCACGTCGTCCTTGAGGGCGGTGGCGGGGCTGCTGCAGAGGGCGGCGATCCCTACGGCGGTGATGGAGGTCGCGTCGAAGGCGATTTCCCCCAGGCCGCCGGCGAGACGCTGCAGATTTATGTCGGTGGTGGCGGCACGATCGGCGACTCGAGCGGCGGGTTCAATGGCGGTGGGAGCGGGCATGCGGCAAATTTCGCCCGCTCGTCGGGTGGCGGTGGGGGCGCGTCGGACATCCGCATCGGTGGGACCACTCTCGACGACCGTGCGGCAGTCGCAGCCGGTGGAGGTGGTGCAACAGACGACGATGACGGCGAACCGGTGTCTGGTGGGGCCGGCGGCGGTCTCGAAGGCGCGGATGGCGATACGCCCCTCTCAAGCGACGGCGAGGGAGGAACACAGACGGCTGGCGGCACCGGTGACGAGAGTGACGGGTCGTTCGGGACCGGCGGAGACGGCGCGTCTGGCAGCGATTACCCCGGTGGCGGTGGCGGTGCCGGTTGGTACGGTGGTGGCGGCGGTGGCAGCACGACAGCTGGCGGTGGTGCTGGCGGTGGTGGGTCTTCGTACATCGATGACTTGCAAAACGCCACTACGACGACCGGCGGCGGCGCGGCCGGCGGGACTGGAGCGGGGGCCAACGGAAACGACGGGTCGGTCACGATCACGTTCGACCTTGACCCGGTGGCGGCGACGAACCTCACAGTTAACGCCGAGCGCGAGACGAAGATCGACACATCCTGGACCGTCAACGACCCCGACGTGGACGGCCAGCGCGTCTATCGCGACACTTCGAGCGGCGTCGACCCCAGCACCGCGACCGAGATCGTCGATCTCGGGTCGTCGATCCAGAGCCACACCGACACCGTCCTCGATAACGGCACGCAGTTCTACTACGCCGTCGAGACCTACATCACCTACGACGGCACAGACTACACGGCACTCTCCGCCGAGGCCACCGGGACGACAGTCCTGCCGGATGTCACCGGGTTCGAACTCGACGCCAGCGTCCAGGACGAACTGACGGCTCAGAACTTCGACGCCGGCCTCAACACCGGCCAGTATCGCATCCGGTGGAAGGAGAGTGACGCCAGCAGCTACGACGGCGCCGACGAGGCGACGATCGCCTACAATATAGACCCGCTCGAATACGTGATCGCTGGACTTCTCGACGGGGAGAAGTACGACATCGGGATCCGGACCGAGACCACCGACGTCACTGGCTCGTGGCACACGGCCTCGGAGGTGACGAAGCTGGTTGCCGCCTCCGGGATCACGTTCGACAACCTGACCGCGACGTCGATCGACAGCGTCTCGTGGACGGTCGAGTCGGACTTCGAGGGGGCGCAGGAGGTCTGGTGGCAGCGTGGAGACTACGAGTACGATGATCCCAAGGGCGAGCTTCTTGGGACCGTCAGTTCGACGACGTCGTCGTTCTCCGACCTGCCGATGATACATCCCGACCGGGACTACACGGTGACCGTTCGCGCGGTCACGCAGTACGTCCACGCGGACGGGTCAGCAACGGAGACCTCGCCGAGCGCCGGCCTCGCCCAACACGCCGCGCCGCCTCGAGGCTGGTTCGCCGAGGTCGAGCACCCCTCCGGCTCCACTCGTCAGCTGACGGTCGCCGACGGCGCGCAGTGGCAGCCCCAACTCAACGGTCTCCCGCGCGTCCGGCTCCCGGTGCCACGCGACGAGACGTGGCGCTCGGAGGCCATCGAAGGCCAGCCACTCCGGGTCTGGTACAACGGGCGCCGCTTGCCGATCGACGAGCTCGAGACAGTGACAACCGAGGCAGGTCAGACGGTCCTCGAGGGGCGCGGCGGGCTCCAACTCCAGCGAGCGATCGAGGCGGAGTACTCGTCGAAGGCTGCCCACCTGGCCGCCGAGGAGTTGATCCAGCAGCACACTGATTACACGGCGAACGTCGACGCGCCATCGAACGGCGTCTCAATCGCTGACGAACTCCTCCTGGAGGCTGACACGACGGCCGAGTGGCAGGATCTGGCCGTCTTCGGGGATACCGATCCCTTCGAGGTCACCAACGATACGCTGGTGGTCCTCGAGACGTCTTACTTCACACGCGGCACAAAAAACACGTCGGACTACTCTGGGACGCTCCGCAACGACGTTGCGTATATCGATGGTAAGGCCTTGTACCTGACGTCGTCAGGGGATTTCGCAGAGTGGCCACTCTCCTTCAACCACGAAATCCCCGCCGATCGAATCGGCCTTGCCGTGCGGCACGAGATCCCTGGATCGACTGATGCAGAGTGGTCGTTTAACGGGCAGACGGTGGCCACCCTTTCGACGAGTGGCCCCTCGCTTGCTTGGATTGATCTGCGTGATAGTTTCATCACTGTCGACCACACTCTCAGCCAGATATCCGCTGGCGAGACGCAGACGCTCAAAGTCGATATTACTGGCAGTGCGGGCTACGTCATCGACTCGATCTGCGTGTACGATACAAAATACTATCCGCCGGTCGGCGATTGGGCGGACGAAGGCTGGGACGCCGTCCACGAGGATGGCGGCCACCTCGACGGACCGCCAACGTACCCGCCGGACGGTGCGCAAGTCCGGACCACCGACGCCGAGACGCCTTACAGCGTCGTCGCCGCGAGCGTGACTTCGGCGCTCAACGACACCTCCGGTTCACAGGCGGTTGCGGTCTCGAACGACCAGGGGCTGACGTGGCTCGAGGCCACAAACACGGAGACACTCGATCAGTCGTTCAGTGAGGACGGTGGGGCACTTCGAGCACGGTTCACTCTGGGTGGCACCGGGTCGCGCAACAACGCCTCGCCACGGTTCGGTTTCGATCCACAGACAGTCGACAGCGTCGAAGTCCGCGCAGACCTCGAGGATACGCCAATCCTTGTCAATCAGACGTTCGAGGGCGACCTCGGGAACGTTCTCTCCGAGATCGCCAAGCAGGGCAACTCCATCTGGGAGGTTCGTCGCGACGGCAGCGGCTACTCGATCGAATGGACCCGTGCCGGCCAGCGGCAAGCGGCCACCGACCTCGATGTGAGCAGCTACGAGGACACCCGGACGATCGAGAGCAAAACTCTCGCTTGCGAAGTCGTCGGTGGCCGACAGTCGGTCTCTGGGAGGCGATTTACGGCCGACGCGTCGTCGTTCGTTGACCTCGGCGACACCGATATCATCGCTGGTACTGAGTACGTCTTCGACCCGGCCACGAGCGAGGGCTTCGAGCGCGGACAAGACTACGAGATCGACAACCGAGACGGATCGATCAAAATCACCAACACGGGGTCGATGGCCGACGGCGACACCTACGCGATCGACTACGACTTCAAGCCCCGCGGCCGTCACGAGGCCGACGAGTGGGACGGCGATGCGACGCTCGAACGTCGCGAGGAGATCCCTGGACTGACGTCGCGGCGAGGCTGCCAACAGGCCGCCCTGCGGATCATCCAGGAGACCGGTGGTGGGTTGACCGAGGTCGACGTTCAGTTCGCCGATCTCGACCCCGACCAGTCGCTCGTCTCGGCGATCAAACTCGACGAACTCCCCGGCGGTGACCTGCTCGAGGTGCGCGAGATCGACTTTAGCGACGGCCAGGGGCGAGCGCTGTTGGGCGATGGCCAGTCCGTTGACGACGCCGTCAATGAGATCCGTTCGCGAATCGAGGCGGTCGCCCGGCGGTCGTGA
- a CDS encoding phage tail tube protein yields MTGAGAATVAYTVESDYGAGPDDTDPTWIQPGIDLTVGDLTVEQALERSRHPDDPTPAGSREGNFEGAMSVSFSLTDNNFHDLVFADGGTALPNSPMRAPSSTWYAAIDMPDGTTESRTPTGAIVQDATVSYEQGSDITIELTLLYGDEPNDIAEPGSIQKPSDEDVYTWHGATFEVDGLNQPLMQSTTLSLSGLARFRRGQDRHPFDAVVDAIEPSFSTDATFTERDQLALAVDDSRDGPVGKVPASFALENGVGDTIEYTLEDCQPTSYSWADLVAPDSDLSEPIDYHVADVSATTTPA; encoded by the coding sequence ATGACGGGGGCTGGAGCAGCGACCGTCGCCTATACGGTTGAGTCCGACTACGGCGCCGGTCCGGATGATACGGATCCGACGTGGATCCAGCCTGGGATCGACCTCACAGTCGGCGATCTCACGGTCGAGCAGGCGCTCGAGCGCTCCCGTCATCCCGACGATCCGACCCCGGCAGGCTCTCGCGAGGGAAATTTCGAGGGCGCGATGTCGGTGTCTTTCAGCCTCACGGATAACAACTTCCACGACCTCGTTTTCGCCGACGGCGGGACGGCACTGCCGAACTCGCCGATGCGAGCGCCGTCGTCGACGTGGTATGCTGCGATTGACATGCCTGACGGGACGACCGAGTCCCGGACGCCGACTGGCGCGATTGTCCAGGACGCGACAGTCAGCTACGAGCAGGGTAGCGACATCACCATCGAACTGACGCTGCTCTACGGCGACGAGCCCAACGACATCGCCGAACCAGGTTCGATCCAGAAGCCGTCTGACGAGGACGTCTACACCTGGCACGGTGCGACGTTCGAGGTCGATGGCCTCAACCAGCCACTCATGCAGTCGACGACGCTCTCACTGTCTGGACTGGCACGGTTCCGTCGCGGTCAGGATCGACACCCGTTCGACGCGGTCGTCGACGCGATTGAGCCGTCGTTCTCGACCGACGCGACGTTCACCGAGCGCGACCAGCTCGCGCTCGCGGTCGACGACTCTCGAGACGGCCCAGTCGGCAAGGTGCCGGCGAGCTTCGCGCTCGAGAACGGTGTCGGTGACACGATCGAGTACACGCTTGAGGACTGCCAGCCGACGTCGTACTCGTGGGCCGACCTCGTTGCACCGGACAGCGACCTGAGCGAACCGATCGACTACCACGTTGCGGACGTGTCGGCGACGACGACTCCCGCCTAA
- a CDS encoding phage major capsid protein, producing the protein MTIHATRTQNEKAVEKLDTTDMAGGVLPRDLFEEWYQKVVDSATMLEGARTEDLPRPQMDLPRISVGERMRRGSDENSGGDGQGEVNTDAVSLDVEKGTLAYDLSRESVDDTLDNVDEIVLDMLARQFAVDTQDLGINGDESSGDAFLNQNDGWLKILSNSTDTATYDHTDGNGNAQPVDTGLFNEAIQAMPNKYLRSDRFEPVFYMNENKVQQYRMALTEREDPLGSAVIFGDEDITPFSYDVVGVAAWPEDTAVFTHPQNFVYGLYDEVEIHVLTETDKVAENDLFARYFMRVRDDFAIEDEEAAVLTTGIEA; encoded by the coding sequence ATGACGATTCACGCCACCCGAACGCAGAACGAAAAGGCAGTCGAAAAGCTCGACACCACCGACATGGCCGGCGGCGTCCTGCCGCGAGACCTCTTCGAAGAATGGTACCAGAAGGTCGTCGACTCGGCGACCATGCTCGAGGGAGCTCGCACGGAGGACCTCCCGCGGCCGCAGATGGACCTCCCACGAATCAGCGTCGGCGAGCGCATGCGGCGTGGATCCGACGAGAACTCGGGCGGTGACGGTCAGGGAGAGGTCAACACCGACGCTGTCAGCCTGGACGTCGAGAAGGGCACCCTCGCGTACGACCTCTCTCGAGAGTCCGTCGACGACACGCTCGACAACGTCGACGAGATCGTCCTGGACATGCTGGCCCGCCAGTTCGCGGTCGACACCCAGGACCTCGGGATCAACGGTGACGAGTCCAGCGGCGACGCATTCCTCAACCAGAACGACGGCTGGCTGAAGATCCTCTCGAACTCGACGGACACGGCGACCTACGACCACACCGACGGAAACGGCAACGCCCAGCCGGTCGACACGGGGCTCTTCAACGAGGCCATCCAGGCGATGCCGAACAAGTACCTCCGGTCGGACCGGTTCGAGCCCGTGTTCTACATGAACGAGAACAAGGTCCAGCAGTACCGGATGGCGCTGACCGAGCGGGAGGACCCGCTGGGCTCGGCAGTCATCTTCGGTGACGAGGACATCACGCCCTTCTCCTACGACGTCGTCGGCGTCGCCGCGTGGCCCGAAGACACGGCCGTCTTCACGCACCCGCAGAACTTCGTCTACGGCCTCTACGACGAGGTCGAGATCCATGTCCTCACCGAGACGGACAAGGTCGCCGAGAACGACCTCTTCGCTCGCTACTTCATGCGAGTTCGTGACGACTTCGCGATCGAGGACGAGGAAGCGGCCGTTCTCACCACGGGAATCGAGGCCTAA
- a CDS encoding XkdF-like putative serine protease domain-containing protein, which yields MPPVSKAGGSAFRKDVEFVTKDDDEQIAAGIVMVPSKVDLQNDFAREETIRGFADQFETFVEAGEAGGGVMHAVFPNGWMDLERNEVLDEAEEIGGKTVDAGAWIQEWEIRNDDLWTLIDDKILAGYSIGAIQVDWNGPFEQGEVDDVAVPEAISEDALVWELTDGIIREVSAVDIPAVPDAQILETKADAEKRLGDYLGDRDGFIAEALERGHSEGEAERLWDVLSAATEAEGSAEPGKQSMFARAGKAFLDALSGSGDDTPSKTSETSDRGHDHAADKEGRTLSTANRNSLFATIDASLDVLEDAGVDHGMTRFTDREDTNFDLSEHGARKWPEPDEDEDDETDVSPVNNAAGGDTPDDSDTEAADDTDMTDDTTDNEPPEWAKDLQDRLDEQSKRIDEALGDADGEEKDAWDDAPEWAKELKEDVDKQAERVDAISKQTGTDTQQIGKVESEENGKDSGFTLDPRKAQR from the coding sequence ATGCCGCCCGTAAGTAAAGCCGGAGGATCGGCCTTCCGCAAGGACGTCGAGTTCGTCACGAAGGACGACGACGAGCAGATCGCGGCCGGCATCGTGATGGTTCCATCGAAAGTCGACCTCCAGAACGACTTCGCTCGCGAGGAGACCATCCGCGGGTTCGCCGACCAGTTCGAGACATTCGTCGAGGCTGGCGAGGCCGGCGGCGGCGTCATGCACGCCGTCTTCCCGAATGGCTGGATGGACCTCGAGCGCAACGAGGTTCTCGACGAGGCCGAGGAGATCGGCGGGAAGACCGTCGACGCCGGCGCGTGGATCCAGGAGTGGGAAATCCGCAACGACGATCTCTGGACCCTGATCGATGACAAAATCCTCGCCGGCTACTCGATCGGCGCAATCCAGGTCGACTGGAACGGCCCGTTCGAGCAGGGCGAGGTCGACGACGTCGCGGTCCCCGAAGCGATCAGCGAGGACGCACTCGTCTGGGAGCTGACCGATGGGATCATCCGCGAGGTCTCGGCAGTCGACATCCCGGCCGTGCCCGATGCGCAGATCCTCGAGACGAAGGCCGACGCCGAGAAGCGTCTCGGTGACTACCTCGGGGATCGCGACGGCTTCATCGCCGAAGCCCTCGAGCGCGGCCACTCCGAGGGCGAAGCCGAGCGCCTCTGGGACGTCCTCAGCGCGGCCACCGAGGCTGAGGGATCGGCCGAGCCGGGCAAGCAGTCGATGTTCGCCCGCGCTGGCAAGGCGTTCCTGGACGCGCTCTCCGGGTCCGGTGACGACACTCCGTCGAAGACTTCCGAGACCTCGGACCGCGGTCACGATCATGCCGCCGACAAGGAGGGGCGCACACTCTCGACGGCGAACCGCAACTCACTGTTCGCGACGATCGACGCCTCGCTGGACGTCCTCGAGGACGCCGGCGTCGACCACGGCATGACTCGGTTCACCGATCGCGAGGACACGAACTTCGACCTCTCCGAGCACGGCGCCCGCAAGTGGCCAGAGCCGGACGAAGACGAAGACGATGAGACGGACGTATCGCCCGTCAACAACGCCGCCGGCGGCGACACGCCGGACGACAGTGACACGGAAGCTGCCGACGACACTGACATGACTGACGACACTACCGATAATGAGCCCCCGGAGTGGGCCAAAGACCTGCAGGACCGACTCGACGAACAGAGCAAGCGAATCGACGAGGCGCTCGGCGACGCCGACGGTGAAGAAAAAGACGCCTGGGACGACGCCCCCGAGTGGGCGAAGGAACTCAAGGAGGACGTCGACAAGCAGGCTGAGCGTGTCGACGCGATCTCGAAGCAGACTGGCACCGACACGCAGCAGATCGGGAAGGTCGAGAGCGAAGAGAACGGGAAAGACAGCGGCTTCACGCTGGACCCGCGGAAGGCTCAGAGGTAA
- a CDS encoding phage portal protein: MSSDDTTDDQASEVSLSVSTLGNGETMDKARETTQLDERRISIDAGLGIKPPYDPETLAAFQEINETHQACVRKKARYEVGYGFEIVPHPQADDPDPDGDDHDAVETFWHGATSSWQIGPQGTAASTPEEVLELARQDYHGIGWAALEILVEGDGTPTGLAHVPATTVRVRKTTKKIETEDGEEKEVIQSGHGYLQVRQGRRRYFAEAGDRYRGQGEDDDREPIFVDKETGKTASSADELKNEPANELIFIPNPSPLSLYYGIPDWVAAMQTMGADQAAKEWNHDLFDHHGIPYYVVKVTGGTLTEDSKDELRDLMDNLKGTRYRTAILEVEEFQQETDLTGEDGNDIEIELVPVGSREDLDMEFQQFRERNEHEIAKVHAVPPILINVTDTSNRSNSKEQVREFAEDVIAPEQKKFEARLYKILHQTALGVDNWTIEFELRGADRPEKNARVARNRVDAAGRAVTIDEAREAAGWDPLPDDHPVDGSTLLAELGGRQGPPGADEPTVEEQLPPDENKIGERDWSEVETDLDVVGGVATKDPIEQTQFSSSNLAEGLYDFETRECYISFKRGEGQNSLYAYVDVPAAVWEALNSAGSAGSYHYENVRLEYGYVEITNHHDRLPEGPSPDSDDVPDDIPL, encoded by the coding sequence ATGAGTAGCGACGACACCACCGACGACCAGGCGTCTGAAGTCTCACTTTCGGTATCGACCCTCGGCAACGGGGAGACGATGGACAAGGCTCGCGAGACGACGCAACTCGATGAGCGTCGGATCTCGATCGACGCCGGCCTCGGGATCAAGCCGCCGTATGACCCCGAGACCCTGGCTGCCTTTCAGGAGATCAACGAGACCCACCAAGCCTGCGTTCGGAAGAAGGCGCGGTACGAAGTCGGCTATGGCTTCGAGATCGTTCCCCATCCCCAGGCCGACGACCCCGACCCGGATGGCGATGATCACGATGCCGTCGAGACCTTCTGGCACGGCGCCACCTCGAGCTGGCAGATCGGGCCCCAGGGGACGGCCGCTTCCACGCCCGAAGAGGTACTTGAACTCGCTCGGCAGGACTACCACGGGATCGGCTGGGCCGCACTCGAGATCCTCGTCGAGGGCGACGGTACGCCGACCGGGCTGGCTCACGTCCCGGCGACGACAGTCCGCGTCCGGAAGACGACGAAGAAGATCGAGACCGAGGACGGGGAAGAGAAGGAGGTCATCCAGAGCGGCCACGGCTATCTCCAAGTCCGGCAGGGCCGCCGTCGCTACTTTGCCGAGGCCGGCGATCGCTACCGAGGCCAGGGTGAAGACGACGACCGCGAGCCTATCTTCGTCGACAAGGAGACGGGGAAGACTGCCTCGAGCGCCGACGAGCTCAAGAACGAGCCGGCGAACGAACTCATCTTCATACCGAACCCCAGCCCGCTCTCGCTGTACTACGGGATCCCCGACTGGGTCGCTGCCATGCAGACGATGGGGGCCGATCAGGCAGCAAAGGAGTGGAACCACGACCTCTTCGACCATCACGGCATCCCCTACTATGTCGTCAAGGTCACGGGCGGGACGCTCACGGAGGACTCGAAGGACGAGCTTCGGGACCTGATGGACAACCTCAAGGGGACTCGGTATCGGACGGCGATCCTCGAGGTCGAAGAGTTCCAGCAGGAGACAGACCTTACTGGCGAGGACGGCAACGACATCGAGATCGAACTGGTCCCGGTCGGCTCTCGCGAGGACCTCGACATGGAGTTTCAGCAGTTCCGCGAGCGCAACGAGCACGAGATCGCGAAGGTGCACGCCGTACCACCAATCCTCATCAACGTCACCGACACGTCGAATCGATCTAATTCGAAGGAGCAGGTCCGGGAGTTCGCCGAGGATGTCATCGCACCCGAGCAGAAAAAGTTCGAGGCTCGCCTCTACAAGATCCTCCACCAGACCGCACTCGGCGTCGACAACTGGACAATCGAATTTGAACTTCGTGGCGCTGATCGACCCGAGAAGAACGCTCGAGTCGCCCGTAACCGCGTCGACGCTGCGGGCCGGGCTGTCACGATCGACGAGGCTCGAGAGGCCGCTGGCTGGGATCCGCTGCCCGACGACCATCCCGTCGACGGCAGCACGCTGCTCGCGGAACTAGGCGGACGTCAGGGGCCTCCAGGGGCCGACGAGCCAACTGTCGAGGAACAACTCCCGCCCGACGAGAACAAGATCGGCGAGCGCGACTGGTCGGAAGTCGAGACGGATCTGGACGTCGTCGGCGGCGTCGCAACGAAGGATCCGATCGAGCAAACGCAGTTCAGCAGCTCGAATCTGGCCGAAGGCCTCTACGACTTCGAAACTCGAGAGTGCTACATATCTTTCAAGAGAGGTGAAGGCCAGAACAGCCTCTACGCCTACGTCGATGTCCCGGCAGCCGTCTGGGAGGCGCTTAACAGCGCCGGCTCGGCTGGCAGCTACCACTACGAGAACGTCCGCCTCGAGTACGGCTACGTCGAGATAACCAACCATCACGACAGGCTGCCAGAGGGACCGAGTCCAGACTCGGATGACGTCCCCGACGACATCCCGCTGTAG